CACCTACTGGAATGGAAGGATTACATTAGCATGAGTGCATGGCATTGCATTACTACTAATAAAGAAAAACTAGGGTACGATTATGCATGCACTGATACTAATCTTGTTTGTTGAGATGCATATGGGATCTTGCAGATTCAGTGTATCCCGTGGACCATGTGGCCGCCGCGTGATGCTGTTGACTGTTGTAAGCGTTAGGTGTCGCCGGaagaatatatataaatatgtCTATCTCTTTGGAATTGTTTGATCCCAGTGCTCCTTATCCGGGGAACAGTTTGTCTCGGTTGTTGAATAATTTAGATCTCTCCGTTTGGCGCTTATATGAAATAGGAAATGCCTTTCTTTGTCTATCTGGCATCTTTTGCTTCGTTGTTTACAACTTTACATGGTGACGCTAGCTTTAGGCTTGCTTCAGAAGTTGCTTTTATTTACATAATGTGCTGTGCCTCCTTGTGGGAGGCTGGCTTTATTAGGATATTTAATGCCTACCATTTCCAAGAGATTCCTTTTGCATTGATTAGAAATCTGTACATTTTTTGAACAGGTTAAAATGTATTTGTTACTAAAAGGTAAAAATTCAAGTTCGGTCAGAGCCCATAAACTGTTGCCTTCAGACCCTAGCCTATTTTGGATATACTAATAGGTAGGGACTGCTCTACCttctgtttcaaaataaataaagtaaaGAGCCAGAGCTAAGGTGACCTAGAAAGGAAACCAAAAAAGGTATGGTCACCACCTTATTTTGTTGTCAAGGACACCTACTAATTTGTTGGCTTGTGAAGGTTTGATAATCAGAAGTTACCAGGAAAATTCACGTGAGATTAGAACACTGACATTGATCAAGTGATTCATTTATAAGAGTATTTTCATGGCCTCTAGGCATTTGTACCGTGTAAGCTAGGTATTTGGAGGAGaatgttatattttttttctttcaaatttcttctttGGTAGAACAGTCCTGCACAATCTATCGACTATCGTCGTAAGAACAAAAACTTGATATCTCTAACTATTATTGAATATAGGGGTATAGTCTTTGTACTAGAACAGCTGTGGTTTACAAGATTCTTTACATTATATGGAGTTTGGACCTGACAGAATTTGTCTGTTTCTTTTTAGTGTATAAACTGCTCCTTTAGTTAGTGCAATGTCAAGAGCTTCCCAGTTTACTAATACATGGATGTTGTCTTATTCAAGTATCTATTATTTGGTTTTCATAGCTTGACAATCTATCAACTGCTTATAGGATTCCAGCAAAGAAAGAAGCTAACAATGATGGAAATACCTAGCATTTTCATTCCTGAAGATTGGTCATTCACTTTCTACGAGGGTCTCAATCGGCATCCAGATTCCATCTTTAGGGATAAGACAGTAGCAGAGTTGGGATGTGGCAATGGTTGGATATCCATTGCGCTTGCTGAAAAGTGGTCCCCTACGAAGGTTGGTGTCTCTTGCTCTGTGTATGTTTATCTTATCATCATTGTTATAGAAGTGGACCTGCAGCAGTTAGACATTTACTGAGGTTACATGAGATAAAACTTTTAGGTGTCTGCCCATCTGCTGACGGTCTAACTTGGTATAACTGTGAAAAAAATTCTTGCATATtgctttcaaattttgaacaaGGCTACACATATCTGTGAATCGCATTTGTTTCCAGTCAGCTCGACATTACTTAACAGTCCAGCAACttaattttttgtcaaaagCCAAGCTGAGCATTGTTTGTTCCTTGAAGGTCTATGGTCTGGATATAAACCCAAGAGCTATCAAGATTGCATGGATAAACCTTTACTTGAATGCACTAGATGACGATGGTCTCCCAATCTATGACGGGGAGGGGAAAACATTGCTCGATAGAGTCGAATTCTATGAATCTGATCTTCTCTCTTATTGTAGAGATAACAAGATAGAACTTGATCGCATTGTTGGATGCATACCACAGGTACTGACAGTGTCAGGTTTTACCATTCTGGTGAAAACAGATTATAGCAGACCAGGCCTGAATGAAAATGCTTAATCTCAAAATTTGCCTTTCAGATTCTTAACCCCAATCCGGAGGCAATGTCAAAGATTGTAACCGAAAATTCAAGTGAGGAGTTCTTGTACTCCTTGAGCAACTACTGTGCTCTTCAGGTAATTTGAGAGATACCTTCAATGTGTTTATCACTTAATGAAAATTTATTGACGTGTGCTAAAGTCAAGCCATTCAGTTTACCTAATACTAATGGGTATTCATGCCAGAGTCCCCAAATATGTTAATTTTTCtcaaagaacaaaagaaaaaatgattaAATGTCAGGTACTTGGATAACTTGGTTGGTCAGTAATTTATACTTGAAATTTCCTCACCTCAGCTTCCCCCTATTGCATAACTTCATCATGTTACAACCTATAAGTACAAACACCCTTTAGCCTGTTTAATTAAATACACATGTTTTAGCCTATTGACATCCGGAAGTTTTGATCAGttgctaaaaaaattgtaaTCTTTATGAAGTGATGTTACACATAGTTTTACGCAATTTAATATCTCTTACTATCGCTGATTGTGCTACTCCAGTTTCCTGTTGTTATTTGTCATGTTTGTGAACTTACTGCATATATCTTACTGCATCCAGGGTTTTGTTGAGGATCAATTTGGCCTTGGGTTGATTGCTCGGGCAGTTGAGGAAGGGATAGCTGTCATAAAGCCTATGGGTCTTATGGTATTCAACATGGGAGGCCGGCCAGGACAAGGTGTGTGTGAGCGTCTATTTCTACGACGTGGATTTCGCATCAATAAGCTCTGGCAAACAAAGATTATGCAGGTATGATGCTGTGCGGGCCAGATGTTAATTAACCAGTCTTTTCCCTGACATTGTGTTCTGGTTTAGTCAAGAATATGTTCTTCCTGTTGCACACCAGCCTCTAGCCTCGTCCTAGGATCCATCTACTTGATTACATTTTCTAAAGCCATTTTTGTTGAGGATTATTACCAAccagttgttgttttttgcaGGCTGCTGACACAGATATCTCAGCTTTAGTTGAAATTGAGAAAAATAGCCGACATCGCTTTGAGTTTTTTATGGATCTTGTTGGGGATCAGCCTGTATGTGCACGCACAGCCTGGGCATACATGAAATCTGGTGGTCGCATTTCACATGCTTTGTCTGTGTATAGTTGTCAGCTTCGCCAGCCCAACCAGGTTCCTTTGTGCACTCCTTATATTTACAACACAAAAATATAATGATGGGAATAGTACTAATATGAAGAATTCCAGGTGAAGAAAATATTTGAGTTCCTGCAAGATGGATTTCATGATGTCAGCAGCTCCCTCGATTTATCGTTCGATGATGATTCTGTGGCTGATGAAAAAATTCCTTTCCTAGCATACCTAGCTAGTTTTTTGAAAGAGAATAAGTCCAATCCTTGTGAACCTCCAGCTGGATGTTTAAACTTCCGCAATCTTGTTGCTGGATTTATGAAAAGCTACCACCACATTCCATTAATTCCTGATGTAAGACTTACTGTCTATTGCCTCTACAATTATGTCTTACTTGAAATTCATAAGTTAATTTATTAGGTGCTTCTTCCTTATGCTCCATATGATGATCCTTCTCTTTTTCTGGTGCACCAGAATGTTGTTGTATTCCCTTCCCGTGCTGTTGCAATAGAAAATGCTCTTCGGTTGTTCTCACCAGGGCTTGCAATTGTTGATGAACATCTGACCAGACACTTACCCAAGCAATGGTTAACATCTTTAGCAATTGAGGTACTCTTTGAAGTCTCTCTTTCTCTGTGTGTGTGAACTGTGGAAAATACATATCTGCTCTGTGAAGAAAAAGGATGGTGCCGAGAGCGTTAATGCTATTGCTTCTCTCTTAAATTTCAGGGAAGTAACCATGCTGAAGACACAGTCACTGTAATTGAAGCTCCACGTCAATCAGATTTGCTAATTGAGTTGATCAGGAAACTGAAGCCTCAGGTTGTTGTTACTGGCATGGCTCAGTTTGAGGCTATCACCAGTGCTGCTTTTGTGAACTTACTAAGCGTAACAAAAGATGTTGGTTCCCGGTTACTCCTAGATATTTCAGAACATCTGGAGTTGTCTAGTCTGCCAAGCTCAAACGGTGTATTGAAGTACCTTGCTGGAAAGACCCTACCTTCACATGCGGCTATACTGTGCGGTTTAGTAAAGAATCAGGTACCTGCAACTTTACCACAGCTACTAATTTTGTGAGCGGACTTGCATGCCATGTTCTGTCTCTTATATGTTATATCTACCTCACAAACACCACCTAAATGTTTTCATCTGCATTTGCTTTATCTTATTTGCAGGTTTATTCTGATTTAGAGGTTGCTTTTACCATTTCTGAAGATGCAGCTGTCTATAAGGCATTGTCACAAACTATTGAGCTATTGGAAGGACATACTTCTGTGATCAGCCAGCACTATTATGGCTGTCTTTTCCATGAGCTGTTGGCATTTCAAATTGGTGACCGACATCCACAGCAAGAGGTAAACATCACCTGCCTCTTCCAATTCTCCTCATTTTACATTCTCACGACAAGATGCATCATGGCTTCTTCTTAGTGGACATTCCCCTCAACATAAGTCCGATAATCCTGAAATCTTGGATTAGTCCCCTGTTAGTTGGGTACTCTGGTAACACCACAATGAACACCCTCAATTTGTTATGGATGTCTGATTATGTTTTTCATCTTAGGTCTATCTGTGAGTAAATAATTATGTGGTCAGGGACCTAATCAATAGTTTCTGACCTTAATGTGTACTTTTTGGTTTGTTGCTCTTTTTCAGAGAGAACCTGCAGAGGTGATACCTAAGGAGATGATAGGATTCTCTAAATCAGCTATGTCTACCCTAAAAGGAGCTGAATTTTTCGTTCCTTCTTCTGAGGAATCCGGTGTCATTCATATGGATTTAGATCGCAGCTTTTTGCCCGTACCTGCTGCAGTAAATGCCTCTATTTTTGAAAGTTTTGTTAGGCAAAACATCACTGATGCTGAAACCGATGTTCATTCCAGCATTCAACAGCTGGTGAAAGATAGCTATGGTTTCCAAGCAGATGGATCTGAAATTATATATGGCAACACCTGTCTTGCGCTCTTCAACAAGCTTGTTCTTTGTTGCATGCAAGAACAAGGCACCTTGCTTTTTCCCTTGGGCACCAACGGGCATTATGTCTCAGCAGCAAAGTTTGTGAATGCAAACACCTTGACTATTTCAACAAAGTCAGATTCAGGCTTCAAGATTGAACCAAAGGTGCTAGCAGACGCACTCGAGAAAGTATCTCGGCCATGGGTGTATATTTCTGGGCCAACAATCAACCCTACTGGTTTTTTGTACAGTGATGATGATATACAGGAGCTGCTTTCTGTTTGTGCTAAATATGGAGCCAGGGTAGTGATAGATACCTCCTCCTCTGGTCTGGAGTTCCAAACTGATATCTGTAATCAGTGGAATTTGGAGAGATGTCTTTCTACCGTGAATTGTTCAAAGCCCTCTTTCTCTGTTGTCCTGCTTGGAGAGCTGTCCTTTGAGCTGACCACGGCTGGGCTTGACTTTGGGTTTCTA
The Brachypodium distachyon strain Bd21 chromosome 2, Brachypodium_distachyon_v3.0, whole genome shotgun sequence genome window above contains:
- the LOC100836641 gene encoding methionine S-methyltransferase isoform X1, whose protein sequence is MGSVAAAAVEPSSSSTAAAFLERCAASGDAAYGELRALLANLQDPATRRDARVFLAALRRQSIFCGSGADGFFRRYGFCIRELLLHDSRCGLPITSLASSSSSGFQQRKKLTMMEIPSIFIPEDWSFTFYEGLNRHPDSIFRDKTVAELGCGNGWISIALAEKWSPTKVYGLDINPRAIKIAWINLYLNALDDDGLPIYDGEGKTLLDRVEFYESDLLSYCRDNKIELDRIVGCIPQILNPNPEAMSKIVTENSSEEFLYSLSNYCALQGFVEDQFGLGLIARAVEEGIAVIKPMGLMVFNMGGRPGQGVCERLFLRRGFRINKLWQTKIMQAADTDISALVEIEKNSRHRFEFFMDLVGDQPVCARTAWAYMKSGGRISHALSVYSCQLRQPNQVKKIFEFLQDGFHDVSSSLDLSFDDDSVADEKIPFLAYLASFLKENKSNPCEPPAGCLNFRNLVAGFMKSYHHIPLIPDNVVVFPSRAVAIENALRLFSPGLAIVDEHLTRHLPKQWLTSLAIEGSNHAEDTVTVIEAPRQSDLLIELIRKLKPQVVVTGMAQFEAITSAAFVNLLSVTKDVGSRLLLDISEHLELSSLPSSNGVLKYLAGKTLPSHAAILCGLVKNQVYSDLEVAFTISEDAAVYKALSQTIELLEGHTSVISQHYYGCLFHELLAFQIGDRHPQQEREPAEVIPKEMIGFSKSAMSTLKGAEFFVPSSEESGVIHMDLDRSFLPVPAAVNASIFESFVRQNITDAETDVHSSIQQLVKDSYGFQADGSEIIYGNTCLALFNKLVLCCMQEQGTLLFPLGTNGHYVSAAKFVNANTLTISTKSDSGFKIEPKVLADALEKVSRPWVYISGPTINPTGFLYSDDDIQELLSVCAKYGARVVIDTSSSGLEFQTDICNQWNLERCLSTVNCSKPSFSVVLLGELSFELTTAGLDFGFLILSDSSLVDTFYSFPSLSRPHSTLKYTFRKLLGLKNQKDQHFSNLIVEQKKTLKNRANHLMKTLESCGWGAVGCHGGISMLAKPTAYIGKSLKVDGFEGKLDGCNIREAILRSNGLCISSSSWTGIPDYCRFSFALESGEFDRAMDCITQFRDLVLGGNALTNGN
- the LOC100836641 gene encoding methionine S-methyltransferase isoform X2, encoding MAAEDVDAFLASCAASGDAAYGAAKAVLERLDAPATRAAARRLLGAVRRRFAGDPAAGHDCFRTFHFRIHDVVLDPHLQGFQQRKKLTMMEIPSIFIPEDWSFTFYEGLNRHPDSIFRDKTVAELGCGNGWISIALAEKWSPTKVYGLDINPRAIKIAWINLYLNALDDDGLPIYDGEGKTLLDRVEFYESDLLSYCRDNKIELDRIVGCIPQILNPNPEAMSKIVTENSSEEFLYSLSNYCALQGFVEDQFGLGLIARAVEEGIAVIKPMGLMVFNMGGRPGQGVCERLFLRRGFRINKLWQTKIMQAADTDISALVEIEKNSRHRFEFFMDLVGDQPVCARTAWAYMKSGGRISHALSVYSCQLRQPNQVKKIFEFLQDGFHDVSSSLDLSFDDDSVADEKIPFLAYLASFLKENKSNPCEPPAGCLNFRNLVAGFMKSYHHIPLIPDNVVVFPSRAVAIENALRLFSPGLAIVDEHLTRHLPKQWLTSLAIEGSNHAEDTVTVIEAPRQSDLLIELIRKLKPQVVVTGMAQFEAITSAAFVNLLSVTKDVGSRLLLDISEHLELSSLPSSNGVLKYLAGKTLPSHAAILCGLVKNQVYSDLEVAFTISEDAAVYKALSQTIELLEGHTSVISQHYYGCLFHELLAFQIGDRHPQQEREPAEVIPKEMIGFSKSAMSTLKGAEFFVPSSEESGVIHMDLDRSFLPVPAAVNASIFESFVRQNITDAETDVHSSIQQLVKDSYGFQADGSEIIYGNTCLALFNKLVLCCMQEQGTLLFPLGTNGHYVSAAKFVNANTLTISTKSDSGFKIEPKVLADALEKVSRPWVYISGPTINPTGFLYSDDDIQELLSVCAKYGARVVIDTSSSGLEFQTDICNQWNLERCLSTVNCSKPSFSVVLLGELSFELTTAGLDFGFLILSDSSLVDTFYSFPSLSRPHSTLKYTFRKLLGLKNQKDQHFSNLIVEQKKTLKNRANHLMKTLESCGWGAVGCHGGISMLAKPTAYIGKSLKVDGFEGKLDGCNIREAILRSNGLCISSSSWTGIPDYCRFSFALESGEFDRAMDCITQFRDLVLGGNALTNGN